A stretch of DNA from Mus musculus strain C57BL/6J chromosome 6, GRCm38.p6 C57BL/6J:
ccgagcagtggtggtgcacgcctttagtcccagcacttgggaggcagagtcaggtggatttctgagtttgaggccagcctggtctacagagtgagttccaggacagccagggctatacagagaaatcctgtctcaaaaaaaaaaccaaaacaaacaaaacaaaacaaaaaacaattcaaTGAAGCTCAGCCTGGTGGCATAGGCATGTAATGTCTgctacttgagaagctgaggcaaagAACTACAAAACCAGGGTAGCTAAGAAACACTGTCTTAAACTGAAAAATAGAAGAGAATATACTTgagtggtagagtatttgcctagaaTGCTTGAGGCTCTAGATTCAGTCGTCAGTAcaataaggaaagaaaggaaaggaacttTGATATTTTCTAGCCTGTTGCTGAAAGACAGCAGATTTAACAGGCTGATGAGATTGCTCcaagggtaaaggcacttgcctccACACTAGTCAACCTCTGGGACcacatggttgaaggagagaaccaactccttgaagttgtcctctgacttctgtatTGGCACCATAcaaacaaatttaatttttttaaacatttattttatttattatattctacctacatgtatgcctgcatgacagaagaggatgccaaatccccattacagatggttgtgagacaccatatggttgctgggaattgaactcaggacctctggaagagcagtcagtgcactcaacctctgagctatctctctaatcTCTGTAATAACAGAGATCTCTGTaataacacacacaaatgtaaccaAATCTTTGTAATTACATTAGTGTAAGTTCCCTAGCCCATGTCAACAGTTCCGGATTTGAGGCTGGGAAGATAACTTGGCAGTtaagggacctgagttcagttcccagcatctgcacTGGGCAAATCACAACTGCCTATGGCAGCTTTAGGGTATCTGATGACAACTGCcctggtacacacacactcatatccaAACAGTACAAGATCCTTACTGCTTTAAATGTTATGTGTCTGGGGTACAAATtgtaggtttggtttggtttggatttttacATTGGTTGTGTAAGTGTGTACATATGCCAGGTATGGAAGTCAGGACATCTTAAAGAATTCATTCTCTGCTTCCAgcagtgagttctgggaatcaaaatcagacttggcagcaaatgttcttacccactgagtcatctcaccagcccagatttTAGCaatttaagaaaaggaaaaagacttAACTTTGcctggtggcacacctttaattttcCACACTggggagttgaaggccagcctggtctacacagtgagttccaggatagccagggctacatagaaaaaccctatgtctcaaaaagacattttattttgtatgtgaggGTGTGTGCATTTGAGTGTAGGTGCCCTGGGGTACCCTCAAGCTAAAGTTGCAGGAGGTGGTGAGTCACCTGACATGGATATTAGAAAGAGATCTCAGGCCCTCTGGAGGAACATCGAACCCTCCTAACATCTCATCCCAGCCCAAGCAAATCACTTTAATTTTACTGATTCTGTGCTTGTTTGTGCTTAGAACTTTTTACATAAGTCCTAATTTTTGCTCTTGCTTTTCCAGGTTTATGGACAAGAAGTTATCATGTAAGTTTGCATCCACCTCAGCTAACtacttggtttctttttgttgtcttgGCAATATGTAATCTTTGGAAATGTGTTATAGAAATTTAATATATAAGACATCTAATTCTTCTCCACTAATCAGATTTGTCAGAGTTCTAATTAGactttttttctttgccttctaATTGCATTATCTTTAATTACATTATCTGTGCCTCCCTGGCCTTGAATTAGCAGTGTCCTACgttataatatttaaaactttatcAGCCCCTTTCCTTTAAATATGTTACCAGGGAGTTGGACAAGCAGCACTTGATGTTTCTTGTGGATGTGTAGGTTTAACTAGAAACCTCCTGACCCATGCAATTGAAGTATACTGAAATTTTAGGATTTCTCTTCTCTACCATTCAACAGCTCTAAACTCTTGTAACTGGTTCATTTGTGTAAAGATACTACTTTACGTataaatttacttacaaatacaTTTATGTATAAATGTTGAGGCGGttttacttggggggggggggacagtcaTTGAGACCAGATCTCGTTATGTGACCCTGTCTGGTCTCACAGTCCTCTTGAAGCAGCCCTCCTCTGTtgttgccaagtgctgggattacagccatgaGACTCACAGGTAATGTCTCCAGGGTCTTAAAGGCTAAGATATAGGCAAAGAAGAACTGGAATATTAGGATAGAATTAGCCCATGGTTAGGCAGATAGTAGGAGTGGTGGTCACACATCCCACCTGATCTATGATGGATGGTTGAACTTGGTTTACTGagacttcttctttctcttacagtGAAGTTAAACGGTGGCAGGCATGTCCAAGGAATACTGCGGGGCTTTGATCCCTTTATGAACCTTGTGATTGACGAGTGTGTGGAGATGGCAACCAGTGGGCAACAGAACAACATTGGCATGGTGGTGAGTAAGGGCAGCATCTCCAgggtcttctcctccctccttcacaTTCCTCATATCAAAGTCTCAGATTAAAACCAAGTTAGTTACCGAGGAAAGGTAAATGAAAGGGAAGACTGGGCATTTGCACCTCCCCCTTCCTTTTACCTGTGGACACACCCAGCTGTGGTACTATTCCAGGTACCTACAGACAAGCTCTCACCTGCAGGACCCTCTCAGCACAGGTCTTGGAACAGCTAGCTGAAGGGATTTATTTTTGAGCTTTGCCCTGTAAGAGATGGGCACGCATATGCAGACTTTGACTACAGTACAAATTCTCTAGCATGCTTTTGATGCCCCAGGATATCTTGTTAAGGGTTTCAAGAGCTGGAGAAGCcgcgtggtggtggtggcgcacgcctgtaatcccagcacttggggggcagaggcaggcagatttctgagttcgaggccagcctggtctacaaagtgagttccaggacagccaggactacacagagaaaccctgtctcataaaacaaaaaaaaaaaaaaaaaaagctggagaaaATGGCTCGGCTGTTTTAGTTTGTAATTATTTTCTGtggatgggtgttttgccagCACATATGTctgtaccatgtatgtgcctagtgcctgtggagtccagaagacGGTGTTGGagtctctggaactggaggtgTAGATAGAGCCCATGTTGTTAATCACTggcccatctctccaggccctggctCGGTGATtgagagtacttgttgctcttgcagaggtctggagtttggttcttagcatccacactacagctcacaaccatcccaaagcccagttccaggggatccagtgccctcctctgaTCTCCTTGGGCACCAGCCACACATATGCTGCATGTAGATGCATGCAGGCAAATTTtccatgtatataaaataaatacatcagaaaaaaatgtacaGGTTTGGGGGCTAGGAGTGTAGCCTGCTGTTCCCCTGCTTGCCTAGTACACAGGCCACTACTTTGCATAGGCTTTCCTGGCATAGGCATATATCATAATGACAGCCGTTCATGACAGAAAATAAGGTAAACCAGAAGGAAAGGCAAAGCTTTGTCAGGGCCCTCCTGTCAGGCTTTGCAAGTGCTAATACAGTCTTACGCAGCTGAGCTTTCATAGCAGACTTTCTTTCCTGCATTCATTAAGCAATGGCTCTGGCCACAAAAGGAAGGTTTTGTTATTCCGCAATAAGAACTGGATTTTAAATTGCTGTTTGTCTTGCAAGACACGTATGTCTTACATACTGTAATCTTCATAAAGTGATGAGCACAGATGTATTGACAGGATTAATGTGAAGACTTTGTTGTGGTAGTGAGAGGTCATATCTCTCTTCCCCTTCATCCCTGAGCTGAGTGCCCAACACCTTGGACTTTATGGTTTGTCAAGGTTGTGTGTAGAAGGGTAAAAGTAGGCCCTTATTATTTTactcatgtatgtctgtgtgttttctcaagacaagggtctctctgtagccccagctgtcctgaaagacactgtagactaggctggcctggaactcacagagatatctCTACCTGCCTCATCATTTCAAATCAAAAGTTTATGGTATTACTTATTTCAGAGTTAAGTGTGTTGATGTATATCTGTAATGCCACCTCTCGgaattggaggaggaggaggagggcggcTATTCTCTGTAACAGAGATTTATAATCCTTGTGTGAAGAAATAGCTGGCAGATGTCCCCAACCAGTAACCCTGGTTCCCAAAAGCTAGGTCACAGAGACTTGGCATCTTATAAAGTTAGTCGTTACTTTGCAGTCTTggaaccaatctcttctaattaGCCTGGGAGGCttcctttgtctttttccttAAAATGGGATTTCCCTGTGCactcctgactggcctggaactccccgAGATCCTTCTGCCTTTGAGTTACTggaattaagggcatgtgccaccatgccacacTCATGTCTTGATTTAAAAACTAAGTTGGTCCTTGTGGCTTGTTGTGGTCCTTGAGAAAAGCCTCACTGGTGTGTCATGTTGGGAAATTATGAGTTGTCTTTTAAATGAATTATTATCAACTGACTTCTTTCTCTAGGTCATCCGAGGAAACAGCATCATCATGTTAGAAGCCTTGGAAAGAGTCTGACCTGTGCTCAGCAAGCAGTGTCCACATCCCTCCCCAAAGGCCTGTTTGATTGTGATGTAGAATTAGGTCATGTACATTTTCATATGGAACTTTTTACTAAATAAACTTTTGTGATACTCAGAAGTGCGTTTCTGCTGTTGTGGATGTAGGGGTTAATAGGTACTCTTTCTCACCACCCTTTCCAAGGAGTTTATGCATTCAAGTAGAAGCATCTTGCCCGGTGTGAAGGAAGACAAGAATTCTATAACATTGAGGAGATGAGCTACAGATGTGTGGTTTGTACACATTAGTTTTAGTGCCTTTGACCTCCTGTGACTTCAAACTTGAGTTAGGCTCCTAATGTGGAATTCTTGGGAAGGGGTGTTTAagttttagaatatttatttgtatgacATGAGCTGTCTTGGGATGGAATCTGCCTCttgcttttctatttctgtgaagagacaccatgaccaagtcaatttATAGAAGAATTTAGAAAAAGACAAGTTTATTGGGGGCTTATCATTTAGAGGCTAGATCCAGGACCATCATgacaagaagcatggcagcaggcaggcagacatggtgctagaacaGTTGGTGAAAACTTACGTCTGTAGGCAGAGATCTaactgggcttttgaaatctcaaaataagagtgctgactgcttttccgaaggttcatgagttcatatcccagcaaccacatgatggctcacaaccacccgtagtgagatctgatgccctcttctggggtgtctgaagacagctacagtgagcgAGCAGGGCCAGAGCAAAAGCAAAAAGTGTCTGgagatggctacagtgtacttacatataataaatcttaaaaaaaaaaaaaaactcaaagcccatgtccagtgacatacctcctccaacaaggccatacctcccagcccctcccaaacagttctaccaactgggaatcaagtattcaaatacacaaTGGCCTCAGTGCCACCACAGATCCAAACCTAAACAAGTATATTTCCTATTTGTAACTTTATATTTGTTTCCTTGTGATAATGCTGTTTGATTAATTCTtgtgggcatgtatgtgtgtctgatgtacggaggtcagaagacagcttggcGGCGGTCAGCTTTCTATTCCACCGCAGGGATTCTAGGGATTGACCTGAGATCCTTGGGCTTGGCACCAAGCGTCTTTACCAGTGAGCCAGTCTGGCTAACCAGTGCAGTGTGTAGCATGCTTGCGTTTTGACTGCCAAGTTACATGAGTTACAGGTCTGGAAGTATTTCAGATTAGAACGCTCTATTGCAAGTGTACTTTTAACAGGACTTGGGTGTAGCCCAATGGTGGTGTGCTTAAGAAGCTGAAGGCCCTCAAACCCTTAACTGACCCACCACATACCTAGTAAAATAGCCCCAACCTTAGAACAAAAACAGTAACGTGGGGCGGCTTGTATCTGACTTAGTCATGAAATGGGGAGTAATTGGGGAGGGGTTGTTTTTAATCTTGTTGgggtttgggttttgagacagggtcttgctatgtagctctgactatcctggaactttctgtgtaAACCAGTCTAGACTCAAACTTAAGAGATAACttgccgggctggtgagatggctcagtgggtaagagcacccgactgctctcccgaaggtcaggagttcaaatcccagcaaccacatggtggctcacaaccatccgtaacgagatctgacgccctcttctggagtgtctgaagacagctacagtgtacttacatataataaataaataaatcttaaaaaaattttaaaaaaaataaaaaaaaaaaaaaaaagagataacttgcctctgcctcctaaatgctgggattgtgTGGTGGGAATTGTATAGAGTAGAAACAGACTTCAGAGAACAGCCTTCCCACGGATGGCAGGCAGTTCCTCGTGAGAACAGTGGTGAGGGTTTTGTCCTTCAGTGTCCACCCAGCTCAGGACTGACCACAGACTGGAGACTGCATTCTAGCCCTCAGCCATTCTAGGGATGAAGCTATGGGAAGCAATGACAGTTGTACCACACATCTGTTGGGCAGTCCGGCCCATTATTCAGACAACTCTGAGAGTCACTTAGTCTTTTAATACATAAGGCAGCCATCCTGAGTAGCCAAACTTACATGTCTAAAGTCAGCCCCAGGTCCCTTCTATGACTGACCTGCTCTTGGCTCCCTCGCCTTAACTGTAAATATGGTAGGGTTCTActttgaagaagaaaagaggtaGTTTCCaccagatgtttgtttgtttgtttgtttgttttgttttgtttttccaagatagggtttctctgtgtagccctggcagtcctagaactcactttgtagaacaggctggcctcgaactcagaaatccacctgcctctgcctcctaagtgctgggattaaaggcatgtgccagctcCACCAGGTATTTGGCTCCCAAGTTCCTCTCCCTTCCATGCAACAACCGCCAACCCCAGGGTCAGCCATCGCGACACCCAATTACCTGGTAGAATAAAAACTCTTAAGGCTTATAAttatagttaaccaatcagatttatgtatcaataaaaatcacaatttacaagatgccaatacaataatttctcttttccctgaccaatcacaggcctcctgctgtcCTAATGTAATtcgacagggaaaatcctgcaacaataAGGTCCAAAGCCAGGCATGTTGAATTATgccttttagtcccagcactcgggaggcaaaggtagaactctgagttcaaaggctagcctggtctacatagttccaaaATAGTCAAGGCTCCATtgaaaaaccatgtctcaaaataaaataaaataaaataaaataaaaaggcctaaggaactagagagatggttcagtgcttaagaaggtttgctgttcttccagaggatctaagttCAGCTACCAATACCCACACTGGCCTGTTAttccctcttttgacctctgtggacatccccacaaatgcatgcatgtatactgAAGTAAAAGAAGGTTAAAAGACTGttagcaggggctggagagatggctcattggttaagagcgttgactgctcttccagaggtcctgagttcaattcctagcaaccacatggtggctcacaaccatttgtaatgggattcaatgccctcttctggtgtgtctgaagagaatgacagtgtactcatatacattaaatcaaTCCATCAATCAATAAACTATGAGAGTTACTTAAAGCACTGTTTGTGCTTCTCATTCTCGGGCATGGTTTCACTTGCTACCTGGGACAGAATAACACTGGGTCATTGCCTGGGTTGGTTGCTATTccctgttgtcaacttgactctacctagaatgaactacagtccagaagTGGAGGGCCCACCtgtgacccagatcttgaggctggaagacacagacttttgatccagatcttagggcatagtggccatgaaaagcctAGGCCCAAGCaaggtggtacatgtctttaatcccaggagacaaaggcaagcagatctctgagttcaagacctgccagggacagagcaagttccaagtatAGAAAAGTTTAGGTCCaacagtggtggtacacacctttaatctgggtcataCTTTCTGCTGGAGCTCAATATAAGACAATGGAAGGAGGAAGGCTTCCTTCTTCATCtgtttgcacttacttgccagcacatctgttggaacctaatTCTTCAGAGTTCCACCTTATACAGAAAATCCACTGAAACACTCAGCCTCCTGAGACTGGGCAACccctagattcttggacttcccattcacagctgcccattgttgggttagttgggactgcagactgtaagtcattccaataatttatttcctttactatatagagacattccataagttctgggactctagagaaccctgactaatacattgtCCTTAACAATCTGACCACATAAGCTTCACTGTCAACTATGATATATCCCTTTCAAAATAAAAGGCTGACTGCCAAGTTCACTTCTGTAACATCTTGGTTGCTTATTCACCTAGTTAGTGGTTTTAgagtataaaatgaaaatacaagctGGATCTGGGACAGAGGCCTTTTAGGAGTTACCCTGGCTTTCTTTGGACCACTGATGAATCTGTTCTTCCACTCTCATTGGTATTGGAGTGGTTGTTCCAAAAACACTGAGAAAACCAGCAACTCAGAAATGGACCAATCATTGGCTATGCCATTTCCAGGTATGTATCCAACGGACACATAAAATATACTCACACATCCATGTTATTATAGTGCTATCCATAGTAGCTAGGTCATGGAATTGGCCAGGTGTCCATCAATGGGTGTGTGGACCATGAAAAACTGGAACATATACACAGAGGCATTTGATGCACCTATAAAGAATGAGGGCTGGTGGTGTGGCTCAgatggtagagcacctgcccagGATATATGAAGCTCTGATCTCCACAGGAAGAAGTTCCTGCAATCAGCAGAGCAAGGGCAGCTTGGGTAAGCCCAGAGAAGTCACCCAAACTCACGGCAAGGTCTTCACCatgatgcagacagagcactgggGTTCACAGTAAAACACATCAGATGCAGACCACATTGGTGTCTGAGGTCCGTGTTACCACTAAAGGCCATTTGTATGCCCCGTAGTGTGTGCTGCCACCGAAGGCTATGATGGCGTCTGAGGTGGGGGACGAGGCACGGGCGTACTGCAGCAGAGGACcgtgggggagggggtgcgggCGAGCTGCAgcagagggaggtgggggagggggtgcgggCGCGCTGCAGTAGAGGGCGGTGGTGGTGGGAGGTTGATGTTTgtggactgttcttccagagaccaTGCTGTGACACATGATGATGCTGGAGGCCATGTTATTGACAGAAACCACGTGGAAGTCCTTGATCTGTGCTCCCACTGACTGTAAAGGgcaaggaagctacttttgcTGTTGTATCGATGACTgtagactcacagttgagaataAAGGACATAGAAAGCTTCTGTGACAATCTCTACCCTGACCCTGCCCCCTAAAAAGTAACAGCCAAGACAGGAAACCATCAAAGAGatttcttaaaaattgtgataaagaTGCTGAAGTGTAACTCTGCACAATTGATgaattgatggcttctggtggggCGTGTGGGTGAGGAAGGACTCAgttttaaggggctggccactgggagtgTGACCATGGCCTTTAACTTATGTTTTGGttgttggtgggggtggggtgggggtggtactgcttctcctccttctcctcctccttcttttcttcttcctcctcttcttcttcctccttctcctccttcattttTGAAGGGAGGTCACAGGGTTGGGGTGGGCAGACCTGAGAGGACAGGGAAGTGAGTGTGatgggtacatgatgtgaaattcccaaataatcaataaaaatattatgttggaaaaAAATGCATCAGATGCTTGCTGAGAGGccgtttctgttttcttttgcttgtttttgagacagggttttactagaactcaaagggattcatctgtctctgcttctgggtGCTGaggtgattgattgattgattgattgattgattgattgatttttcaagacagggtttctggatagccctggctgtcctggaactcactctgtagaccaggctggcctcgaactcagaaatccacctgcctctgcctctgcctcccaagtgctgggattaacatgcctgccagtcactgacacagagaagtgacttggctcaaggacatgctgaccacataccctattttgttttgtatgttctAAGTAAGGTTTGCTAaccttaagaaattccacaaagctttatgTAGAACCCATCA
This window harbors:
- the Snrpg gene encoding small nuclear ribonucleoprotein G, with the translated sequence MSKAHPPELKKFMDKKLSLKLNGGRHVQGILRGFDPFMNLVIDECVEMATSGQQNNIGMVVIRGNSIIMLEALERV